A single region of the Lysinibacillus sp. B2A1 genome encodes:
- a CDS encoding DNA mismatch repair protein MutT translates to MVEYTICFLKKGDKILLLNREKPQWMGAWNGVGGKIEHSETPLVGALREIKEETGIYLQDITYKGKITWTDGITNFGCMYAFIAELPESYPYVTPIKIAEGILDWKDLTWILHPQNVGIADLKYYLPKMLDESTNYEYIFTYKDSELIDMTSIPLVQTFTV, encoded by the coding sequence TTGGTTGAATATACAATTTGTTTTCTTAAGAAGGGAGACAAAATATTATTACTGAATAGAGAAAAGCCTCAATGGATGGGCGCTTGGAATGGTGTAGGTGGAAAAATTGAGCACAGTGAAACGCCATTAGTCGGTGCATTACGAGAAATCAAGGAAGAAACCGGCATTTATTTACAAGACATTACATACAAAGGAAAAATAACATGGACTGACGGAATCACTAATTTTGGTTGCATGTATGCATTTATTGCCGAACTACCAGAATCCTACCCTTATGTGACACCCATTAAGATTGCAGAAGGTATTCTAGATTGGAAAGACCTAACTTGGATTTTGCATCCTCAAAATGTAGGAATAGCAGATTTAAAATATTATTTACCAAAGATGTTGGATGAATCAACCAACTATGAATACATATTTACTTATAAAGATAGTGAATTAATTGATATGACGAGTATTCCATTAGTACAAACATTTACTGTTTAA
- a CDS encoding DUF523 domain-containing protein, whose amino-acid sequence MILISACLAGLKVRYNGTDCLDERIQQLVLENKAITVCPELMGGFTTPREPAEIVGGDGGDVLDGKGIVVEKSGLDVTELYLKGAYATLHKALELGATKVILKEYSPSCGSTMIYNGNFNHTKISGIGVTTALLKRNNIDVISEEDFFTE is encoded by the coding sequence GTGATATTAATAAGTGCTTGCTTAGCAGGATTAAAGGTACGCTATAATGGTACAGATTGTTTAGATGAAAGAATACAACAGCTTGTATTAGAAAATAAGGCTATAACTGTGTGCCCTGAATTAATGGGTGGCTTTACTACTCCACGTGAGCCCGCTGAAATAGTTGGTGGAGATGGGGGAGACGTTCTTGATGGAAAAGGGATTGTAGTGGAAAAATCGGGCCTTGATGTTACGGAGCTATATCTAAAGGGTGCCTATGCAACTTTACATAAAGCGCTTGAACTTGGTGCTACGAAGGTTATCTTAAAAGAGTATAGTCCATCCTGTGGCAGTACAATGATTTATAATGGTAATTTCAATCATACAAAAATAAGCGGTATAGGTGTCACAACCGCTTTGCTAAAAAGAAATAATATAGATGTTATTTCAGAAGAAGATTTTTTTACAGAATAA
- a CDS encoding RNA polymerase subunit sigma-70 (DNA-dependent RNA polymerase catalyzes the transcription of DNA into RNA using the four ribonucleoside triphosphates as substrates): MKSNEKNFIKRLKRQKEDALEYVVDQYLSLVKGVIYKVLAPLQQDYIVDECINDIFLSIWDNIEQFKGDNDDFRKWLCVIAKFKAFDYYRRAVKNREISSEHPDLLIDPSVEEVVIQLENQEELVKLINTLDAIDRKIFIMRFFIGMNTKDIAIQVGLTGAAVDNRIYRGKKKLQQQAIELKLGGNPT; this comes from the coding sequence ATGAAATCGAATGAGAAAAATTTCATCAAGCGATTAAAACGACAGAAAGAGGATGCCCTTGAATATGTCGTAGATCAGTACTTATCGCTTGTGAAAGGTGTTATTTATAAGGTACTTGCACCATTGCAACAGGATTATATAGTTGATGAATGTATCAATGATATCTTTTTAAGTATTTGGGACAACATTGAACAATTTAAGGGAGACAATGATGATTTTCGAAAGTGGCTTTGTGTCATTGCTAAGTTTAAAGCTTTCGATTATTACCGACGAGCAGTAAAGAATAGAGAAATATCCTCAGAGCACCCAGACTTACTAATCGACCCTTCAGTTGAGGAAGTGGTCATTCAGCTTGAAAATCAAGAAGAATTAGTAAAGTTAATCAACACACTAGATGCTATAGATCGAAAAATATTTATAATGAGATTTTTCATTGGAATGAACACAAAGGATATTGCAATTCAAGTTGGTTTGACAGGTGCAGCTGTTGATAATCGCATATATCGAGGCAAGAAAAAATTACAGCAGCAAGCAATTGAATTAAAGCTTGGGGGTAATCCAACATGA
- a CDS encoding ABC transporter permease — MRAILTLCFAHIKKRKIQNVLLAILIMLSTLLLATSVIIIMNTSNIFEKTHHDSNGAHQILTMGKDIHNPNTVNNWWQEQQGVSASNLIPYRNLSGFTANGAETPNDLYLFMMNTPKTPFAIDQLLFSEGENQDYPTEGTIWIPTSMATTSNISLGDAIEFNTGEKAFTLNVSGIVVDLPYGGPFTTNARIWMNDSDFHKQFDSMIGSEQYMMALRFDDYQQSANYWIEFEKFLNGPYLESKMEYVDLYSFNFIINKIIGFIMIAFGVAMLFISLFIIGFSISDAILTNYKTIGVIKSLGLTSRKISATYVLQFGLLSMVSIIPGLIASTVLSRVIIESSLSYLKAGKHLTIIQDFRITMLLAVIILVIVILTAFIYSNKARHVEPVQAIKYGMSESANSKLNQRLNNSNRLSNLVHLPIQLQISIKNITKNMKSSFLIIVLTAITSAILVFSAVIHNSFISNIKQNTPALGYDSSHVVVTVFNEATFSKQQFEQFLRSDERIKNHAWFDQFTGVLPNESNQPLNINVNTIEGSFDVAGYETISGRNPIKKNEIAIGLNVAKALHKNVGDIVEVYIEGKQHHLIVTGIYQSIANMSNSARITADVIKVYNATYSASEISMINLVDETLSTQIVDDLNNNFKSSVKAVTQQTLLYDVYKVVVAVLIIPLSVIGILFIVVTFIIIFSVSRINVRKESGTYGIFKSIGMTSNTIRWSITSGILLLSSLGAMFGIFIGVKVIPVALQSIVLEYGLLELPLVINWPITIGLSFLSVVAACVGCWLSTKIIAKTSPRILLVD; from the coding sequence ATGCGCGCAATACTTACTCTTTGCTTTGCACATATTAAGAAAAGGAAAATCCAAAATGTCCTATTAGCAATCCTAATTATGCTATCTACCCTTTTATTAGCCACCTCTGTAATAATTATTATGAATACAAGCAATATTTTTGAAAAAACACATCATGATTCGAATGGGGCACATCAAATTTTAACGATGGGTAAGGATATTCATAATCCAAACACTGTCAACAATTGGTGGCAAGAGCAACAAGGGGTTTCTGCCTCGAATCTCATTCCTTATAGAAATTTATCTGGCTTTACAGCGAATGGTGCAGAAACGCCAAATGATCTCTACTTATTCATGATGAATACACCAAAAACGCCCTTTGCTATTGATCAATTACTATTTTCAGAGGGTGAAAATCAGGACTATCCTACTGAGGGAACAATTTGGATTCCCACATCAATGGCTACTACTTCGAATATTTCACTTGGAGATGCTATTGAATTTAACACTGGCGAAAAAGCTTTTACATTAAATGTTTCGGGTATTGTTGTAGATTTGCCATACGGTGGACCCTTTACAACGAATGCTCGTATTTGGATGAACGACTCTGACTTTCATAAACAATTTGATTCGATGATAGGGTCTGAACAATATATGATGGCTCTTCGCTTTGATGATTATCAGCAAAGTGCAAACTATTGGATAGAATTCGAAAAATTTTTAAACGGCCCCTACCTTGAATCAAAAATGGAATACGTGGATCTCTATTCGTTTAATTTTATTATTAATAAAATTATTGGCTTTATCATGATCGCTTTTGGTGTAGCAATGTTATTCATTTCATTGTTTATTATTGGTTTTAGTATTTCAGATGCCATTTTAACGAACTATAAAACGATTGGTGTTATCAAATCTCTTGGACTCACTTCTCGGAAAATTAGTGCGACCTATGTTTTACAATTTGGTTTATTATCCATGGTTTCAATTATTCCGGGTCTTATTGCCAGTACAGTCCTTTCCAGAGTGATCATAGAAAGCTCTTTATCTTATTTAAAGGCCGGAAAGCATTTAACAATTATTCAAGATTTTAGAATCACTATGCTACTTGCTGTCATAATCCTTGTCATTGTTATCCTTACTGCGTTCATTTACTCAAACAAAGCACGTCACGTTGAACCAGTACAAGCAATTAAGTACGGCATGTCAGAATCTGCAAACAGTAAATTGAATCAGCGTTTAAACAACTCTAATCGTCTTTCTAATTTAGTTCATTTGCCGATTCAACTTCAAATTAGCATTAAAAACATTACTAAAAATATGAAAAGTTCGTTTTTAATTATTGTTCTTACAGCCATTACTTCTGCAATTTTAGTGTTTAGTGCAGTCATTCATAATAGCTTTATTTCCAACATCAAACAAAATACACCAGCATTGGGCTACGATTCATCACATGTTGTTGTAACGGTTTTTAATGAGGCAACATTCTCAAAACAACAGTTTGAACAATTTTTACGCTCAGATGAACGCATAAAAAATCACGCTTGGTTCGATCAATTTACAGGGGTTCTCCCTAATGAATCAAATCAGCCTCTAAATATTAATGTCAATACCATTGAAGGTAGTTTTGATGTTGCTGGATACGAGACAATTTCTGGCCGTAATCCTATAAAAAAAAATGAAATCGCCATTGGCCTTAATGTCGCAAAGGCTTTACACAAAAATGTAGGAGATATTGTAGAAGTCTATATCGAAGGCAAGCAGCATCATTTGATTGTTACTGGTATTTATCAATCGATAGCAAATATGTCTAATTCAGCGAGAATTACCGCTGATGTAATCAAAGTTTATAATGCTACCTATTCTGCTTCAGAAATCAGTATGATCAATTTGGTAGATGAGACATTATCAACTCAAATCGTTGATGATTTAAACAATAACTTTAAAAGCTCTGTCAAAGCTGTCACACAACAAACATTATTATATGATGTCTATAAAGTTGTGGTCGCTGTTTTAATCATCCCATTATCTGTTATCGGAATTTTATTTATTGTTGTAACATTCATCATTATTTTTAGTGTTTCTAGAATAAATGTAAGAAAAGAAAGCGGAACTTACGGAATTTTTAAATCCATTGGTATGACCTCAAATACTATTCGATGGTCGATTACATCTGGAATTCTATTACTTTCATCACTAGGGGCTATGTTTGGAATTTTTATCGGTGTAAAAGTAATTCCCGTAGCTTTACAAAGTATTGTTTTAGAATATGGCTTACTAGAATTACCTCTTGTGATAAATTGGCCAATAACCATCGGATTATCCTTCTTAAGTGTTGTGGCAGCCTGTGTTGGTTGCTGGTTATCCACAAAAATCATTGCCAAAACATCACCTCGAATTCTACTCGTTGACTAA
- a CDS encoding ABC transporter ATP-binding protein encodes MEKEVLIHAQNLCKTYSTGSEQFHAIKNINIEIYKGDFTVIMGNSGSGKSTLLYLLSGLDSITTGEVYFHGERLDTFTEQQLATFRSKKIGYVYQSSNLVPDMTLLENISLPGYIAKYPKKDVLKKAEMLLNKMGLEEQRNRLPSQTSGGQQQRAAIARALVNDPEILFADEPTGSLNYDQGVAVLDILTNLNNKGQTVVMITHDIKAACRANRLIIIQDGKIGGILNFDQYDDASIQERENIIFSYVAGKE; translated from the coding sequence GTGGAAAAAGAGGTACTTATTCATGCTCAAAATCTATGCAAGACATATTCCACAGGGAGTGAGCAATTTCATGCCATAAAAAATATTAATATCGAAATATATAAAGGAGATTTTACTGTTATTATGGGAAACTCCGGTTCAGGTAAATCGACACTGCTTTATCTTTTAAGTGGTCTAGATTCCATTACGACTGGTGAAGTCTATTTTCATGGAGAAAGGCTGGATACATTTACCGAACAGCAGTTAGCTACATTTCGCTCTAAAAAGATAGGATATGTCTATCAAAGTAGTAATCTCGTCCCGGATATGACATTGCTAGAAAACATCAGCCTCCCAGGATATATTGCAAAATACCCTAAAAAAGATGTGTTAAAAAAAGCGGAGATGCTTTTAAATAAGATGGGACTTGAGGAGCAACGGAATCGTTTACCTTCGCAAACCTCTGGTGGACAGCAACAAAGAGCTGCTATTGCTAGAGCATTAGTCAATGACCCAGAGATTCTATTTGCAGATGAACCAACGGGTAGTTTAAATTACGATCAAGGAGTAGCTGTCTTAGATATTTTAACGAATTTAAATAACAAGGGTCAGACTGTCGTGATGATTACACATGATATAAAAGCAGCCTGTCGTGCTAATCGGCTTATTATTATTCAGGATGGAAAAATTGGAGGTATTTTAAACTTCGATCAATACGATGATGCTAGCATACAAGAGCGTGAAAATATTATCTTCTCATATGTTGCAGGAAAGGAGTAA
- a CDS encoding DinB family protein, producing the protein MIHDIEEYVKYLDGIHKRTMQYMKAIPDELLDWKPSENKFSIGDLLRHIASSRLMFLGIFEHGSWTYTGHDTSNGASLEDISNYLESCQTKLTEGLLKIGNDVLSKKVLTLHGHEVSAWRILMSIPEHEIHHRGQISAYLQMNNIEPPQIFGLKIEQVKTK; encoded by the coding sequence ATGATTCATGACATAGAGGAATATGTAAAATATTTAGATGGTATTCATAAACGAACGATGCAATATATGAAGGCAATACCTGATGAACTTTTAGATTGGAAGCCCTCAGAAAATAAATTTTCTATAGGCGATTTATTGCGGCATATCGCATCATCTCGTTTAATGTTTCTTGGAATATTTGAACATGGCTCGTGGACGTACACTGGTCATGATACTAGTAATGGGGCTTCCCTAGAGGATATATCTAATTATTTAGAGTCATGTCAAACTAAATTAACAGAGGGGCTATTGAAAATTGGTAACGATGTGTTGTCAAAAAAGGTTTTAACCCTTCATGGTCACGAAGTAAGTGCTTGGAGAATACTAATGTCGATTCCTGAACATGAAATCCATCATCGTGGACAAATCTCTGCATATTTACAAATGAACAACATTGAACCGCCTCAAATTTTTGGATTAAAAATTGAGCAGGTAAAGACAAAATAA
- a CDS encoding two-component sensor histidine kinase: protein MYLKIWMKKWLWSILICVSLLFICFLLLLLTTVKQNEEPSNKYVINQIRLQVNNVLLYIEDHFTSFEQNLNLRNSLQEMSNSLDIDITIVQLDGKIIFNSIEEDPSQFISLKNDLHYDLFTSQQQPGIIKIAFPIVSKTNEQLGNAIFTIDKDVLFPMEQPSTSIFSILFLSGLICFLIIGLAIYITRKANKEILLPLNNLKKSTEEIVKGNYEQKTEYPRVDEIGELYAVFDQMRLEIKNLTIQRDEQEQNQKKLISSISHEVRTPLTTIKAYLDAISEGICPDMDSLMSYIQIMQTNTEKMSRLIDDLFIHTLKELGHIPVNLTEQYSKDVFTNILHPIHHYVQTTGIHFIEPEYIPNVLIRADEHRLEQVLSNLITNALKHTSKGNSITVSINIENQLLYINVIDNGNGMLPEDMPFIFERYFRGIQATSETAVKNEGAGLGLSICKHIMEAHNGSISFKSKQNIGTTFTLTLPII, encoded by the coding sequence ATGTATTTAAAAATTTGGATGAAGAAATGGCTGTGGTCTATACTAATTTGTGTTTCTCTATTATTTATTTGTTTCCTTCTATTACTGCTTACTACTGTTAAACAAAATGAGGAACCATCAAATAAGTACGTTATCAATCAAATTCGCTTACAGGTAAATAACGTTTTATTGTACATAGAAGACCATTTTACAAGTTTCGAACAAAATTTAAATTTACGCAATTCCCTTCAAGAAATGAGCAATAGCCTAGATATAGATATCACAATTGTTCAATTAGATGGGAAAATTATTTTTAATTCCATAGAAGAAGACCCTTCACAGTTTATCAGCTTAAAAAACGATTTACATTATGATTTATTTACTTCTCAACAACAACCAGGAATCATAAAAATTGCCTTTCCTATAGTTAGTAAGACGAATGAACAACTAGGTAACGCTATTTTCACCATTGATAAAGATGTACTCTTCCCCATGGAACAGCCTAGTACTAGCATTTTTTCAATTTTATTTTTAAGTGGTCTAATATGTTTTTTAATCATTGGCCTTGCCATTTACATTACACGAAAGGCTAATAAGGAAATCTTACTTCCCTTAAATAATTTGAAAAAAAGTACCGAAGAAATTGTCAAAGGGAATTATGAACAGAAAACGGAGTATCCGAGAGTAGATGAAATTGGTGAATTGTATGCAGTATTTGATCAGATGCGATTAGAAATAAAAAATCTTACGATACAACGAGATGAACAGGAGCAAAACCAAAAAAAGCTCATTTCGAGTATTTCGCATGAGGTAAGAACACCTCTAACAACAATAAAAGCTTACTTAGATGCTATTTCTGAGGGAATTTGTCCTGACATGGATTCGCTTATGTCATATATTCAAATCATGCAAACAAATACTGAAAAAATGTCCAGGCTAATTGATGATTTATTTATTCACACGTTGAAAGAGCTTGGGCATATCCCAGTTAACTTAACAGAGCAATATAGCAAAGATGTTTTTACGAATATTTTGCACCCCATTCATCATTACGTCCAAACGACTGGCATTCATTTTATCGAGCCAGAGTATATTCCTAATGTCCTTATTCGAGCAGATGAGCATCGACTAGAGCAGGTACTTTCAAACCTTATTACGAACGCACTAAAACATACTTCTAAAGGCAATTCCATAACCGTTTCCATCAATATTGAAAACCAATTACTATACATTAATGTCATAGATAATGGTAATGGAATGCTACCTGAGGATATGCCTTTTATTTTTGAACGCTACTTCAGAGGTATTCAGGCTACTAGTGAGACTGCTGTGAAAAATGAAGGAGCTGGACTTGGGTTGTCTATTTGTAAGCATATTATGGAAGCGCATAATGGTTCTATTTCATTTAAAAGCAAACAAAATATAGGAACAACATTTACATTAACTCTTCCTATTATTTAA
- a CDS encoding DNA-binding response regulator, producing MSQPRPDFVILDLSLPDCDGIELCRQIREDSNVAILILSARSSDTDKVLGLGFGADDYMTKPFSLSELVARINAHLRKQDRWLQDNTEKVDLIQIDQMIINKNEYTFSLDQKHISLSAKEFEMLFFLMKNSNQVFSKTQLLDAVWGYDTYGDENTITVYIRRLREKIEVNPSCPIYLQTVWGVGYKFNTQNHS from the coding sequence TTGTCCCAGCCTCGTCCTGATTTTGTTATTCTTGACCTATCTCTCCCTGATTGTGATGGCATCGAATTATGTCGTCAAATTCGAGAAGATAGCAATGTTGCGATATTAATTTTAAGTGCTCGCAGCAGCGATACTGATAAGGTTCTTGGTCTAGGATTCGGTGCAGATGATTATATGACGAAGCCATTTTCCTTAAGTGAGCTTGTAGCGAGAATAAATGCCCATTTACGGAAACAGGATAGATGGTTGCAGGACAATACAGAAAAGGTGGATTTAATTCAAATTGATCAAATGATTATCAATAAAAACGAGTATACCTTTTCCCTTGATCAAAAGCATATTTCTCTATCAGCAAAAGAGTTTGAAATGCTATTTTTTCTAATGAAAAATAGTAATCAGGTGTTCTCCAAAACGCAGCTGCTTGATGCTGTTTGGGGCTATGACACATATGGTGATGAAAACACGATAACTGTTTATATTAGACGTCTCCGTGAAAAAATTGAAGTCAATCCATCTTGCCCTATCTACCTTCAAACTGTTTGGGGTGTTGGTTATAAATTTAATACTCAAAATCATTCGTAG
- a CDS encoding ABC transporter permease: MLSLLRYQFINYLRTYQYVPPFSIFVLCLVVNYTFVPNPILDSYSFTAIMLFFLMGWFTVTLFHAEDEEQKVLTTLHAKGRTQYNLAIFIICSLLALGLSFISVLYPTVIGAFGETPRFLHLLLGFLSHFSLAILAIALSAICTRELVKNRHNTWWGVLGILLISVVAAALHETISQVKGLTWLLPPVRLSLEMMNSEDSITTIPSIFYWQFAWIFIYASLVIMVFFLLANRKLLRR, encoded by the coding sequence ATGCTTAGTTTATTACGCTATCAATTTATCAATTATTTAAGGACTTATCAATATGTTCCACCTTTTTCAATCTTTGTGCTATGTCTTGTCGTCAATTATACCTTTGTTCCAAATCCTATATTAGATAGCTATTCATTCACAGCCATTATGCTCTTTTTTCTAATGGGATGGTTTACGGTCACACTATTTCACGCGGAGGATGAGGAGCAAAAAGTATTAACAACGCTACATGCTAAAGGCCGAACACAATACAATTTAGCAATTTTTATTATTTGTTCACTGCTTGCGTTAGGTTTAAGCTTTATATCAGTACTTTACCCTACTGTTATTGGTGCCTTTGGAGAAACGCCAAGATTTTTACATCTATTACTAGGCTTCCTTTCTCACTTTAGTTTAGCTATACTAGCTATTGCACTTTCAGCTATCTGTACAAGAGAGCTTGTTAAAAATAGGCACAATACTTGGTGGGGTGTGCTAGGCATCTTACTAATCTCTGTTGTAGCCGCTGCTTTACACGAGACAATATCACAAGTGAAAGGCCTTACTTGGCTGCTTCCTCCAGTCCGTCTTTCGTTAGAAATGATGAATTCAGAAGATTCCATAACAACAATACCAAGCATTTTTTATTGGCAATTTGCGTGGATATTTATTTATGCGAGCCTAGTCATTATGGTATTCTTCCTCCTAGCTAATCGAAAACTACTAAGGAGATAA
- a CDS encoding ABC transporter ATP-binding protein — MKMMMEIQNISKQYKGKKILENAFLSIYAHQIIALVGKNGSGKSTLLKIIAGLIDADSGAVIKHQQSLKIGYVPEVTPSHILFTPEEYLFHMGSIRGMATKQLQQKIDDLLEMFHLQESRNIRIIHFSKGMKQKVMIMQAMLENTDLLILDEPLSGLDPKAQSDLEETLSILKDKGLSIVLTCHETKLLQHLVDTVFVIQNNKIIQTDSLNSNQTQHNRLIFDIGDLALLENLYPFLDILEQNQLNSDHFEIVTVIKLEDTNRILEDLLRKNVSIKQLIPVNYQEEHFYNQF; from the coding sequence ATGAAGATGATGATGGAAATACAGAACATCTCTAAACAATACAAAGGCAAAAAGATTTTAGAGAATGCTTTCTTATCAATTTATGCCCACCAAATAATAGCCCTTGTTGGAAAGAACGGTTCTGGAAAGAGCACTCTTTTAAAAATCATTGCTGGATTAATAGATGCCGACAGTGGTGCAGTTATTAAACACCAACAGTCTTTAAAAATTGGGTATGTGCCAGAGGTGACACCTTCACATATTTTATTTACACCAGAAGAATATCTTTTTCATATGGGCAGTATTCGAGGAATGGCGACAAAACAATTACAGCAAAAAATTGATGATTTACTAGAAATGTTTCATTTACAGGAATCAAGGAATATTCGTATCATTCATTTTTCAAAAGGCATGAAGCAAAAGGTAATGATTATGCAGGCAATGCTTGAAAATACGGATCTACTAATATTGGATGAGCCATTATCAGGTCTTGATCCAAAGGCACAGAGTGATTTAGAAGAAACCCTCTCTATTTTAAAAGACAAGGGTTTAAGCATCGTCCTAACCTGTCATGAAACGAAATTGCTTCAGCATCTTGTTGACACCGTTTTTGTAATTCAGAATAACAAAATCATCCAAACAGATTCACTCAATTCCAATCAGACACAGCATAATAGATTAATTTTTGATATTGGCGATCTGGCACTATTGGAAAACCTATATCCTTTTCTTGATATTCTAGAGCAAAATCAGTTAAATTCTGACCATTTTGAAATTGTTACTGTAATTAAATTAGAGGATACCAATCGTATTTTAGAAGACCTTCTACGCAAAAATGTCTCCATCAAACAATTAATACCAGTCAACTATCAGGAGGAACATTTCTATAATCAATTTTAA
- a CDS encoding ABC transporter permease — MRIGAIVTRIMQQMKRDKRTLALLFIAPLIILSLMYFIFNSNEPEMTLVVSNGPAPLIEKLKAVDVKVVENNDYSSPMLKEEKYDGWLAIKQNDIKLTLLNDDPSSTKAVMMKLSQALQPEQASMFNLKTEYIYGDENTAIFDIFSPMLTGFFVFFFVFLITGIALLKERTSGTLERLLATPIKRSEIVAGYMIGYGLFAFLQTIIIVLFGIYILDIVHVGSIWLVLLINIVVALVSLSLGALLSSFAASEFQMMQFIPLVIVPQIFFSGIFPLDNMVEWLQNIGRIMPLYYAADALNGVMYKGYAFHDIVVDLVILACFALVFIALNIISLKKYRSL, encoded by the coding sequence ATGAGAATTGGTGCTATCGTAACAAGAATTATGCAGCAGATGAAACGCGATAAACGGACACTTGCTTTATTATTTATTGCACCTTTAATTATTCTTTCCTTAATGTATTTTATTTTTAATAGTAATGAGCCTGAGATGACGCTTGTTGTATCGAATGGTCCAGCACCATTAATCGAAAAGCTTAAAGCAGTAGATGTTAAAGTAGTGGAAAACAATGATTATTCCTCACCGATGTTAAAAGAAGAAAAATATGATGGATGGTTAGCAATCAAGCAAAATGATATAAAGCTTACATTATTAAATGATGATCCCTCTAGTACAAAAGCTGTTATGATGAAGCTCTCTCAAGCCTTACAGCCTGAACAAGCTTCTATGTTCAATCTAAAGACAGAGTATATTTATGGGGATGAAAATACCGCTATCTTTGATATTTTTAGTCCAATGCTTACTGGTTTCTTTGTTTTCTTTTTCGTTTTTTTAATAACAGGGATAGCGTTATTAAAGGAACGCACCTCCGGGACACTGGAACGTCTGCTTGCAACACCGATTAAACGCTCAGAAATTGTCGCAGGTTATATGATTGGCTATGGTTTGTTTGCCTTCCTTCAAACTATTATTATCGTTTTATTTGGCATTTATATTTTAGACATAGTACATGTTGGCTCCATTTGGCTTGTTTTGCTTATTAATATTGTTGTAGCACTTGTTTCATTATCCTTAGGAGCATTGCTATCAAGCTTTGCAGCATCTGAATTTCAAATGATGCAGTTTATTCCGCTTGTTATTGTCCCTCAAATATTTTTTTCAGGCATTTTTCCACTAGATAATATGGTAGAATGGCTGCAAAATATCGGACGTATTATGCCGCTTTACTATGCGGCTGATGCACTGAATGGTGTTATGTATAAGGGCTATGCTTTTCATGACATTGTTGTGGATTTAGTGATACTTGCTTGCTTCGCCCTTGTATTCATTGCGCTAAATATTATTAGCCTAAAAAAATATCGATCCTTATAA
- a CDS encoding glycosyl transferase family 2: MGNNAISLNSIEKNFHHKQVIAPLSLEIPKGQLIGLLGPSGCGKTTLIKMIMGMIKPDNGSIQVLNQIVPHKQLLMDIGYMAQSDALYLDLTGQENLHFFAKLFRLSKKERAERVAYAANLVRLTDDLKGKVMNYSGGMKRRLSLAIALLQNPQLLILDEPTVGIDPVLKKVIWQELIRLKDEEQKTILVTTHAMDEAERCDQLAMLRNGQIIAYGTPHELKDRYQAQGFDEVFVKAGGDVL, encoded by the coding sequence ATGGGAAACAATGCGATATCACTAAATTCCATTGAAAAAAATTTTCATCATAAGCAAGTGATTGCACCCCTTTCCTTAGAAATTCCAAAGGGTCAGCTTATCGGATTACTTGGTCCCTCAGGCTGTGGGAAAACAACGTTAATCAAAATGATTATGGGCATGATAAAACCTGATAACGGTAGTATTCAAGTATTGAACCAAATTGTTCCACATAAGCAGTTACTAATGGATATCGGCTATATGGCACAATCTGATGCACTTTATTTGGATTTAACAGGGCAAGAAAATCTTCATTTTTTTGCAAAGCTTTTTCGATTATCAAAAAAAGAACGTGCTGAACGAGTAGCCTATGCCGCCAATCTCGTTCGTTTGACAGATGATTTAAAAGGTAAGGTCATGAATTACTCTGGCGGAATGAAGAGAAGATTATCCCTTGCCATTGCCCTACTCCAAAATCCACAACTTTTAATTCTTGATGAACCGACAGTTGGCATTGATCCTGTCTTGAAAAAGGTAATATGGCAGGAGCTTATTCGATTAAAAGACGAGGAACAGAAAACAATTCTTGTCACAACACATGCCATGGACGAGGCAGAACGATGTGATCAATTAGCTATGCTAAGAAATGGGCAGATTATTGCCTATGGTACTCCGCATGAATTGAAAGACCGTTATCAAGCACAAGGTTTTGATGAGGTATTTGTAAAGGCTGGGGGTGACGTGCTATGA